GTTCAAGCAGACCGACGCCGACGTGGGCTCGTTCGACGGCGGCTTCGGCTCGGCGTACCTCGCCCGCCAGGTCGGCCAGAAGTTCGCCCGGGAGATCTTCCTGCTGGGTGACGAGTACTCCGCCGAGGACGCGCACCGCATGGGCATGGTCAACAAGGTCGTGCCGCACGCCGAGCTCGAGGCCGAGGCGCTGGAGTGGGGCCGCAAGATCAACGCCAAGTCACCCACGGCGCAGCGCATGCTCAAGTACTCGTTCAACCTCATCGACGACGGGCTGGTCGGCCAGCAGGTGCTGCTCGGCGAGACCACGCGCCTGGCGTACATGACCGACGAGGCGCAGGAGGGCCGAGACGCGTTCCTGGAGAAGCGCGACCCGGACTTCAGCGAGTACCCCTGGTACTACTGAGCGCTCACCGGGAGAGGGCATGTGGATGTCGGGAGGCGCGGTGGAGACACCGGACGTAGGCTGAAAAAGCCGAGAATCCCGGGCGAGCATCCTGCGCTTGCCGCTTCGGCGTACGTCGACAGCTGGTCATGATGGCCAGGGGCGGGCCGAATCGTCATGACAATCCTGGATGCTGCTGTTCCCCCTCCGCACGTGGTCGCGCCGCCGGCGCTGCGTGCCATCGTCGCGCGGGTCGTGACGCGCATCGCGATCGCCGTGGTGGCCCCGACCGTCCTGTTCGCGACGACCCTGGTGGTCCTCAACCTCTCCGCGGCGATGCTCGTCGCGCTGGGCTGGCTGATCGGGGCGATGTCGTGGCGGCACGCGACCGGTCGAGGGGTGTCGGGGCTGCTGGTGCTGACCCTCGCGATCTCGGTGGTCAAGACCAGCATCACGCTCGCGACCGGGAACGCCTTCATCTACTTCGTGCAGCCGGTGATCGTCGACGTGGTCGTCGCATCGCTCTTCCTCGGCTCACTCGCGCACAGCCGACCGCTGGCCGCTCGCATCGCACCGGACTTCTGCCCCCTGGACGCCGAGCTCGCGAGCCGGCCGGGGGTCCAGCGGCTGTTCCGGGGCCTGACGCTCATGTGGGGCCTGGTCATCCTGAGCAAGGGCGCGGTCACCCTCTGGCTGCTGATGTCGCTGTCGACCGTCGAGTTCGTCCTGGTCAAGAGCCCGGTGATCCTGACGCTCACCGCGACCGCCTCGGCGGTGACGATCGCGTGGTCCGTCGCGGTCGGCCGTCGCGAGGGTCTGTTCTGCAACGGGAGCGGTCAGCCCCTGTCCTGACGGGGCACTCGCCGTCCCGATGGTGAGACACGCGTCTCACCCGGTGGTCGCCCCACGTGGCAAGCCGATAGCGTTCGCCGAATGAGCGTCATCGGAGTTGTCACCGAGTCGGTGGCTGGTGAGACACGGGTGGCGGCGACGCCGGCAACCGTGACCCAGCTGATCAAGCTCGGCTACCAGGTGTTGGTCGAGTCGGGAGCGGGCGAGAAGTCGTCGTTCACGGACGAGGCGTACGTGGAGGCAGGCGCGTCGATCGGCGCCACCGCCGACGTGTGGCGCAGCGAGATCGTGTTCAAGGTCAACGCCCCGACGCCCGCCGAGATCGGCCTGCTGGCCGACGGCGCGACGCTGATCAGCCTGATCAGCCCGGCACTGAACCCCGACCTGGTCGAGCAGCTGTCGTCCCGTCCCATCACGGTGCTGGCGATGGACGCGGTCCCGCGCATCTCGCGTGCGCAGTCGATGGACGTGCTGTCGTCGATGGCGAACATCGCCGGCTACCGCGCGGTCGTCGAGGCAGCGAACGTGTTCGGCCGGTTCTTCACCGGACAGATCACCGCCGCGGGCAAGGTGCCGCCGGCCAAGGTCCTGGTCGCCGGAGTCGGCGTCGCCGGACTGGCCGCGATCGGCACCGCCAACAGCCTCGGTGCGATCGTCCGGGCGACCGATCCGCGCGCGGAGGTCGCCGACCAGGTCAAGTCGCTGGGCGGCGAGTACCTCGCGGTCGAGGTCGAGACCGAGCAGTCGACCGACGGGTACGCCAAGGCGACGTCGGAGGAGTACGACCGCCGCGCCGCGGAGATCTACTCCGAGCAGGCCGCCGAGGTCGACATCATCATCACGACCGCGCTGATCCCGGGCCGTGCGGCCCCGGTGCTGATCACCGAGGCCGACGTGGCGTCGATGAAGCCCGGCTCGGTCATCGTGGACATGGCTGCGGCCAACGGCGGCAACGTCGTCGGCTCGAGGCCCGGCGAGGCCGTCGTGACCCCCAACGGCGTGACGATCCTGGGCTACACCGATCTCGCGGGACGCCTGCCCACGCAGGCCTCGCAGCTGTACGGCACCAACCTGGTCAACCTGATGAAACTGCTGACCCCGGCCAAGGACGGCCAGCTCGTCCTGGACTTCGACGACGTCGTGCAGCGCACGATCACGGTGGTCCGTCAGGGTGAGACGACATGGCCGCCGCCCCCGGTGCAGGTGTCTGCGGCCCCGGCCGCCGCGCCGGTCGAGGTCGCCGAGCCCAAGCCCCCCAAGGCCCAGCTGACCCAGCGCGCCAAGCTGGGCCTGGTCGGCCTCGGCGTGCTGGCTCTGTTCCTGGTCAACGCGTTCGCGCCCGATCCGCTGCCCGAGCACTTCACCGTGCTGACGCTGGCGATCGTGATCGGCTATTACGTGATCGGCAAGGTGCACCATGCGCTGCACACGCCGCTCATGTCGGTGACCAACGCGATCAGCGGGATCATCGTCGTCGGCGCGATGCTGCAGATCGGCATCGACGGCGACGGCGAGAACGGCACCGTGATCCAGGTGCTCGCGTTCGTCGCGATCCTGCTCGCCAGCATCAACGTCTTCGGCGGATTCGCCGTGACCCGTCGCATGCTCAGCATGTTCTCGAAGTAGGGGCTGACCATGGATTCCGCAAGCATCGCCACCGCCGCGTACATCGTCGCGTCGCTGCTGTTCATCCTGTCCCTGGCGGGGCTGTCCAAGCACGAGACCGCCTCGCAGGGCGTCCTGTTCGGCATCTCCGGCATGACGATCGCCCTCGTCGCGACGTTCATCCTGGTCGCCGACCTGGCCGAGACCACCTCGGTCGTCCTGCTGCTCATCGCCGTGGTCATCGGCGCCGCGATCGGCCTGTGGCGCGCCCGCGTCGTCGAGATGACCGGGATGCCCGAGCTCATCGCCCTGCTGCACTCGTTCGTCGGCCTCGCCGCGGTGCTGGTCGGCTGGAACGGCTACCTGGAGCACCAGTCGTTCGGGCTGCAGTCGCTCGAGGACATCCACAACGCCGAGGTGTTCGTCGGCGTCTTCATCGGCGCGGTCACGTTCACCGGCTCGATCGTGGCGTTCCTCAAGCTGTCGGCGCGCATCAAGTCGAACCCCCTGATGCTGCCGGGCAAGAACTACATCAACCTCGGCGCGCTGGTCCTGTTCGTCGCGCTGACGGTCTGGTTCGTCATCAGCCCCGCCCTGTGGCTGCTGATCGCGGTCACCGTCGTTGCCCTGGCGCTCGGCTGGCACCTCGTGGCCTCGATCGGCGGCGGCGACATGCCCGTCGTCGTGTCGATGCTCAACTCGTACTCCGGCTGGGCCGCCGCCGCGTCGGGCTTCCTGCTCAACAACGACGCGCTGATCGTCACCGGCGCACTCGTCGGGTCCTCGGGTGCGTACCTGTCGTACATCATGTGCCAGGCGATGAACCGCTCGTTCATCTCGGTCATCGCCGGCGGCTTCGGCATCGAGGCCGGTCCCGCGGACGACAAGGACTACGGCGACTACCGCGAGATCACCGCCGAGGACACCGCCGAGCTGCTCAAGAACGCGTCCTCGGTGATCATCACCCCGGGCTACGGCATGGCGGTCGCGCAGGCGCAGTACCCGGTCGCGGACCTGGTGCGCAAGCTCCGCGACCGCGGCGTCGACGTCAAGTTCGGCATCCACCCCGTTGCCGGCCGCCTGCCCGGCCACATGAACGTCCTGCTGGCCGAGGCCAAGGTCCCGTACGACATCGTGCTGGAGATGGACGAGATCAACGACGACTTCAAGGACACCTCGGTCGTCCTGGTCATCGGCGCCAACGACACCGTCAACCCCGCCGCGACCGAGGACCCGTCCAGCCCCATCGCGGGCATGCCGGTCCTGACGGTCTGGGAGGCCGCCGACGTCGTGATCTTCAAGCGGTCGATGGCCACGGGCTACGCGGGCGTCCAGAACCCGCTGTTCTTCCGGGACAACTCGCAGATGCTCTTCGGTGACGCCAAGGAGCGCGTCGAGGACATCCTCAAGGCGCTGTAGGGGTCGGGGTCAGTCGGCGACGCCGTACAGGCGGTCGCCGGCGTCCCCGAGGCCCGGGACGATGTAGGCCCGCTCGTCGAGGCCGTCGTCGAGGCCCGCGGTCACGAGGGTCACCGGCACGTCGACCCCCTGGAGGTCGGACTCGATGCGCGAGATGCCCTCGGGCGTGGCCAGGATCGTGATGGCGATGATGTCGTTCGCGCCGCGCTTGACCAGGAAGTTGATGGCTGCGGCGAGCGAGCCGCCGGTCGCCAGCATCGGGTCGAGGACGTAGCACTGGCGTCCGGTCAGGTCGTCGGGCAGGCGCTCGGCGTAGGTCACCGCCTCCAGCGTCTCCTCGTTGCGGACCATGCCGAGAAAGCCGACCTCGGCGGTCGGGAGCAGCCGCTGCATGCCCTCGAGCATGCCGAGGCCCGCGCGCAGGATCGGGACGACGAGCGGGCGCGGCTCGGTCAGGCGTACGCCGCGAGCCATCGCGACGGGGGTCTGGACGTCGACGGGCTCGACCCGGACGTCGCGGGTGGCCTCGTACGTCAGGAGGGTCACGAGCTCGTCGACCAGCCGCCGGAACGTGGGAGAGTCGGTGCTCTCGTCACGCAGCACGGTGAGCTTGTGCGAGATGAGTGGGTGGTCGGCGACGTGTACCTGCATGACTTGAGAGTAGCGTCGAGCATCCGCGACCTGTCACCATCGCAGGGAGACGTTCACAACAGGAGGCATCCGTGGCCGAGGACGACGTCGACTTCGCGGTTGCCGCCTACCGTGACGACAACCGGTGGCACGTGGTCGAGCTGAACCCGGACATCGCCGAGGACCTCGAGGAGCTGAGCGAGGCGCTCGCCCGGTTCCCCTCCGACGTCGGCGTGCTGGGGATCGTCTCGGTGAACGACGACTTCTTCGTGATCCTGCGGCGCTGGGGCACCGAGGTGCGCGCGATGCTGTCGGACGTGACCGCCGTCGAGGACTGGTCGCTGGCCGCGGAGGTCGCCGAGCTGCTCGACGTGGACACCGACGACGACGAGCCGCTCGCGGTCGGTGACATCGCGATCCTCAGCGACCTCGGGATGTCGGCCGCGGACCTCGGGGGGCTCTGCGACGACGAGGACCTCTACCCGGAGGACATCCTGATGGACGTGGCCGGCCGTCTCGGCTTCGCCGCCCAGCTCGAGGCCATCATCGGGTGACGTACGACCAGCTGATGGGTGAGGCGCTCGACCTCGCCCGCTCCGCCGTGGCCGAGGGGGACGTCCCCGTCGGCGCCCTCGTCGTCGACCCCTCCGGCGCGGTCATCGGCCGGGGCCGCAACACCCGCGAGCGCGACGGCGACCCGACCGGGCACGCCGAGATCGTGGCGATCCGGGAGGCGGCGGCTGCCCGAGGTGAGTGGCGCCTCGAGGGCTGCACGCTGGTGGTCACGCTGGAGCCGTGCACGATGTGCGCGGGCGCCATCGTCGCCGCACGCCTCGACCGGCTGGTCTTCGGCGCGTGGGACGACAAGGCAGGTGCGGTCGGCTCGTTGTGGGACGTGGTCCGCGACCGCCGGCTCAACCACCGCCCCGAGGTGCGGAGCGGCGTACGCGCCCCGGAGTCCACCGCGCTCCTCCAGGAGTTCTTCGCCACCCACCGCTGACCGCCGCGCCGGGGTTGACGGTTTCCCACGGTACCGTGGGAATTCGTCACTCCCCTCGTGTTGTGACCCGAGGGAAGTGACCAAACCCCACGGTCCCGTGGGAATCCGACACCGGTCGGACACCGGCCCGACGGCGGGCGGATGGAACATCTCGCGGGCGGTGGCGTTGCAACCGTCATGAGAGCAATCGTCTACAGCCAGACCGGGGCGCCGTCCGTCCTCCAGCTCGTCGAGCGTGAGGCCGCCGAGCCGGGAGCGGGCGAGGTGCGCGTGCGCGTCGTCGTGTCCGGGGTCAACCCGACCGACTGGAAGAGCCGCGCCGGCGCGACGGGCCAGGCGCTGGCGTTCCCGGAGATCGTGCCGAACCAGGACGGCGCCGGTGTCGTGGACGCCGTGGGTCCCGGCGTCGACACGGTCGCCGTCGGTGACCGTGTGTGGATGCTCCTCTCCGCCCACGGCCGACCCACCGGGACGGCGCAGGAGGTCGCGGTCGTCCCCGCGGACCGCGTCGTGCGGCTGCCCGACGGCGCGTCGTTCGACCTCGGCGCCTCGCTCGGCGTTCCCGCCGTGACCGCGCACCGCGCACTGACGGTGGCTGACGGCGGACCCACGCGCCTGACGCCGGATGCGCTCAAGGGACGCACGGTGCTCGTGGCCGGTGGTGCAGGCGCGGTCGGCCACGCAGCCATCCAGCTCGCGCGCTGGGCGGGCGCGACAGTCGTCACGACGATCAGCAGCCCGGCCAAGGCCGCGCTCGCGACAGCCGCCGGCGCGCACCACACCGTCGACTACACCGCGGGCGACGCGGCCGCCGCGATCCGCGAGGTCGCCCCGGACGGGGTGGACCTCGTCGTCGAGGTCGCGCCGGCCGTGAACGCACCGCTCAACCAGGCGGTCATCGCGAACCACGGAACCGTCGCGGTCTACGCCAACAACGGCGGCGACCGCATGGAGCTCGACGTCCGCGCGCACTTCGCGCTCAACGTCCGCTACCAGTTCCTCCTGCTCTACACGCTGACCCCGCAGGCGTTGCGGGCCGCTACGGAGGACATCACCGCGGCCGCCGAGGCCGGGATCCTGCCGGTCGGCGAGGACGCCGGACTGCCGATCGCCCGGTTCCCGCTGGAGCGCACGGCCGAGGCGCACGCCGCCGTTGAGGACGGCTTCGTCGGCAAGGTGCTGATCGACGTGTCGGACCCGGCGTGAGGCTCTCGCTGCTCGACCGGTCGAGGACCCGCGCGGGACATCCCGAGCGCGAGGGCCTGACCGGCTCGGTCGAGCGAGCCGTCAACGCCGAGCGGCTCGGGTACGACCGCTTCTGGGTCGCCGAGCACCACGCCGTCCCGGGCATCGCCAGCGGATCGCCGGCGGTCCTCCTCGCGGCGATCGGCGCCCACACCGAGAGCATCCGCATCGGCTCGGGCGGGGTGATGCTGCCCAACCACCAGCCCCTCGTCGTCGCCGAGCAGTTCCTCATGCTGGACGCGCTGTTCCCCGGCCGGGTCGACCTCGGCGTGGGCCGTTCGCTGGGGTTCACCGCCGCGGTACGCCGTGCCCTGCGGCACGAGCTGGACGCCGCCGACACGTTCGAGGACGACCTGGACGAGCTGCGTCACCTGCTCGACGGCGAGGCGGCGGTCACCGCGCACCCCGCGGCGACCGCACCGGTCCCGGTCTCGGTCCTGGCCACCGGCCAGGGCATGCAGATCGCCGCCCGCGCCGGTCTCCCGGTCGTGGTGGGCGGCCCGATCCTGATGAAGGACGCCGGCCGCGAGGCCATCGAGGCGTACCGGCGCGACTTCCGCCCCAGCAAGCAGGCCGCCGACCCGTACATCACGATCTCGCTCGACGTCACTGTCGCGGACGACGACGCGACCGCCCGCGAGCTGGCGCTGCCGGAGGCGTGGGCGATGGCCCGGTCCCGGCAGACGGGGGAGTTCCCACCCCTGGAGCCGGTCGAGTCGATCCGCGCGCAGCCGTGGACCTCGCAGGTCCGCCACCGCGTCGAGTCGTCCCTCGACAGCGCGGTCGCGGGCTCGCCCCGCACGGTCCGGCGGATGCTCGACGACCTCGCCGCCCGCACCGGTGCCGACGAGCTCATGGCGTCCACCTCCACCTACGACCGCGAGGCGCTGCTCGCCTCCGACGCGGCCCTTCGTGACCTCGTAGGCTGAGGCCCCATGACGTACGCGGTCGACGAGATCTCGATGCCCGAGTCGCTCGAGGCGGCGGGCGCCGAGCAGTTCCTGGAGTACGCCGCGGTGCGCAACGCGGTCGAGACCCACACCCTCGGCACGGGCCTGCTGTCGATGGCGCCGCCGGAGATCCTCGCGGAGTACCGCGACAACCCGCACCGCGTCCGCCGGCACTTCGTGGTCAGGGACGACGGCCGGATCGTCGGTCGGGGCATGGTCACGCTGCGTCCCCACGTGCCCGACAACGGCGCGTACCTGATGGTCGACGTCCTGCCCTCGCACCGCGGGCGCGGCATCGGCGCGGCGATCCTGCGGACGGTGGAGCAGGCCGCCGTCGAGTCGGCGGCGCACGTGCTGAAGGTCGCGGTGCCCCACTCCGCGGCTCCCGGCGGTGAGCGGCTCGCGTCACCGACCGGCTTCGGGGACGTGTCCGCGGCCGACGCGGGGGTGCGGTTCCTGACGTCGCACGGCTACGCGCTCGAGCAGATCACCCGCATCAGCACGCTCGACACCGCGGCCGCCGCCGTGCCGCGCGTCTCGGCCGGACCGGGCGCCGACCACCGCGTCATCACCTGGGTCGGGCCCACGCCGGCGGGATGGGTCGGCCACCTCGCGGTCCTGCGCACGCGGATGAGCACGGACGCCCCCTCGGCCGGCTTGGTGGCAGTCGCGGATCCGTGGGACGCCGCTCGGATCCGCGAGCACGACGAGCGGATCGCCGGCAGCGGGCGGACGATGCTGACCGCGGCCGTCGAGCACGTGCCGTCCGGCGCGCTGGTCGGGTTCTCCGAGCTCATCTGCTCCGATGCCGGGACGGTGGCGATCCAGGAGGACACGCTGGTGCTGCGTGAGCGCCGTGGGCGACGGCTGGGAACGGCCCTGAAGCTCGCGACGACGGACCTGCTGCTGCGTCACGCGCCCGAGGTCGAGGCGGTCGTGACCTGGAACGCCGAGGAGAACCGGCCGATGCTCGACGTCAACGAGGCGATGGGCTTCCGTGCGATCGGGTACGAGGGCGGCTGGCAGAAGCGGGTGTGAGCAGCGTGATCCGCGCGGGAATACGCGCGATGGTAATCTAGTTTAAGTTTCAACAAGCCCACTCAGGGACTTGGCGAAGGAGACCCGGATGACCAGCATGCAGTTCGGACTGTTCACGGTCGGTGATGTCACCCCCGATCCCACGAACGGCACGACGCCGACCGAGCACGAGCGCATCAAGGCGACGATCACGATCGCCAAGAAGGCCGAGGAGATCGGTCTGGACGTCTTCGCGACCGGCGAGCACCACAACCCGCCGTTCGTCCCGTCGTCCCCGACGACCACGCTGGCGTACATCGCCGCGCAGACCGAGAAGCTCATCCTGTCGACGTCCACGACGCTGATCACGACCAACGACCCGGTCAAGATCGCCGAGGACTACGCGACGCTGCAGCACCTGTCGGACGGCCGCATGGACCTCATGCTCGGCCGCGGCAACACCGCCCCGGTCTACCCGTGGTTCGGCTACGACGGCTCCAAGGCGGTCGAGCTGACCGTCGAGCACTACCACCTGCTGCGTCGCCTCTGGGACGAGGAGGTCGTCAGCTGGGAGGGCTCGTTCCGCACCCCGCTGCAGGGCTTCACCGCGACCCCGCGCCCGCTCGACGGCGTCCCGCCGTTCGTCTGGCACGCCAACATCCGTACGCCGGAGGTCGCCGAGCTCGCCGCGTTCTACGGCGACGGGTTCTTCGCGAACAACATCTTCTGGCCCAAGGAGCACTACATCCGGCTCATCAACTTCTACCGGCAGCGGTACGCCCACTACGGGCACGGCACGCCGGAGCAGGCGATCGTCGGCCTCGGTGGCCAGTTCTACATCCGCAAGAACAGCCAGGATGCGGTCAACGAGTTCCGGCCGTACTTCGACAACGCCCCGGTGTACGGTCACGGCCCGTCGTTGGAGGACTTCTCGGCGCAGACGCCGCTGACCGTGGGCAGCCCGCAGCACTTCATCGAGAAGACGCTGGCCTTCGCCGACTACTTCGGTGACTACCAGCGCCAGCTGTTCCTCGTCGACCACGCCGGCCTGCCGCTCAAGACGGTGCTGGAGCAGCTCGACGAGCTGGGCGAGGTGCTGCCGACCCTGCGCGCGGAGTTCGACGCCCGGCGTCCCGCGGAGGTCCCGGACGCACCGAACCACGAGGCGCGCGTCGCAGCCAAGCGGGCGTCCGCCGAGACCACCGAGGAGGTGTCCGCATGACCCGCGTCGTCGCCATCTCCTCGGGCCTCAGCGACCCGTCGTCCACCCGCATGCTCGCCGACCGGATCGTCGAGTCGATCGGCCGGCAGTCCGGTGACGTGTCCGTCGAGGTGGTGTCGCTGCGCGAGCTCGCGCACGACATCACCGACGCGTCCCTGATGGGGTTCGCCTCGCCGCGCCTGCAGGACGTCATCGACAAGGTCGTCGCCGCCGATGGCCTCGTGATCGCGGTGCCGATCTTCAAGGCATCGTACCCGGGACTGTTCAAGTCGTTCGTCGACGCGCTCGACAGCGACGTCCTGATCGGCAAGCCGGTGCTGCTCGCAGCGTCCGGCGGGACCGCCCGTCACTCGCTCGCGATCGACCACTCGCTGCGCCCGCTGATGGCGTACATGCAGGCGCTCGTCGTCCCGACCGGCGTCTTCGCGTCCCCGTACGACTGGGGCACCGACGGCTCGGATGCCCTCGGGGCCCGGATCGACCGCGCGGCGGGCGAGCTGGTCAGCCTGCTCAAGGGCGCCGGCACGGGGCGGGCGAAGGACGACGAGTTCGACCTGTTCAGCGACACGTTCCTCAAGGCGTCCAACCCGAACGCCTGACACCGGCGGTGACCGGTCCTCGGATCACCGAGGCCGGTTGCCCCGGGACCGCACCTTGCTGACCGCGGACTTGATCCGGGCCTGGTTCTGGGGCTTGCGGGCCTCCCGGTAGACCTTCTGGGCGATCCCGGCGGCGGCGATTCCACGAAAGAGCTTCATGTCCGTCCACTACCCCACGGACGGGGTTGCAGACGGTCGACCGCGCGGCTTTGTGCGACAGGTCGGTCTCGGTGGCGGTCCGGACCGAGGATGAGGGAAAGCGGCTGCTGCTCCTACCCGAAACCCTCATCGTCCGTCCCCCTCGGCGGCTCAGCCCTCGTGGATGACCAGGTCGGCGGTGTCGCGCCGGGCGATGACGCGGCGCGCGTTCGGCTCGTCGACGCGATCGACCCACGCCTGCGCCTCGTCGCGGCTCTTGCCGAACTTCACGTGGCGGTCGACGAGCCGGGCGCGCCGGCGGTCGTCGTCGAGGTCGACGAACCAGACCTCGTCCAGGGCCTCGCGGACCAGGGGCCACGGGTCGTCGGCGTCG
Above is a genomic segment from Aeromicrobium chenweiae containing:
- a CDS encoding VC0807 family protein; the encoded protein is MTILDAAVPPPHVVAPPALRAIVARVVTRIAIAVVAPTVLFATTLVVLNLSAAMLVALGWLIGAMSWRHATGRGVSGLLVLTLAISVVKTSITLATGNAFIYFVQPVIVDVVVASLFLGSLAHSRPLAARIAPDFCPLDAELASRPGVQRLFRGLTLMWGLVILSKGAVTLWLLMSLSTVEFVLVKSPVILTLTATASAVTIAWSVAVGRREGLFCNGSGQPLS
- a CDS encoding Re/Si-specific NAD(P)(+) transhydrogenase subunit alpha, yielding MSVIGVVTESVAGETRVAATPATVTQLIKLGYQVLVESGAGEKSSFTDEAYVEAGASIGATADVWRSEIVFKVNAPTPAEIGLLADGATLISLISPALNPDLVEQLSSRPITVLAMDAVPRISRAQSMDVLSSMANIAGYRAVVEAANVFGRFFTGQITAAGKVPPAKVLVAGVGVAGLAAIGTANSLGAIVRATDPRAEVADQVKSLGGEYLAVEVETEQSTDGYAKATSEEYDRRAAEIYSEQAAEVDIIITTALIPGRAAPVLITEADVASMKPGSVIVDMAAANGGNVVGSRPGEAVVTPNGVTILGYTDLAGRLPTQASQLYGTNLVNLMKLLTPAKDGQLVLDFDDVVQRTITVVRQGETTWPPPPVQVSAAPAAAPVEVAEPKPPKAQLTQRAKLGLVGLGVLALFLVNAFAPDPLPEHFTVLTLAIVIGYYVIGKVHHALHTPLMSVTNAISGIIVVGAMLQIGIDGDGENGTVIQVLAFVAILLASINVFGGFAVTRRMLSMFSK
- the pntB gene encoding Re/Si-specific NAD(P)(+) transhydrogenase subunit beta, whose amino-acid sequence is MDSASIATAAYIVASLLFILSLAGLSKHETASQGVLFGISGMTIALVATFILVADLAETTSVVLLLIAVVIGAAIGLWRARVVEMTGMPELIALLHSFVGLAAVLVGWNGYLEHQSFGLQSLEDIHNAEVFVGVFIGAVTFTGSIVAFLKLSARIKSNPLMLPGKNYINLGALVLFVALTVWFVISPALWLLIAVTVVALALGWHLVASIGGGDMPVVVSMLNSYSGWAAAASGFLLNNDALIVTGALVGSSGAYLSYIMCQAMNRSFISVIAGGFGIEAGPADDKDYGDYREITAEDTAELLKNASSVIITPGYGMAVAQAQYPVADLVRKLRDRGVDVKFGIHPVAGRLPGHMNVLLAEAKVPYDIVLEMDEINDDFKDTSVVLVIGANDTVNPAATEDPSSPIAGMPVLTVWEAADVVIFKRSMATGYAGVQNPLFFRDNSQMLFGDAKERVEDILKAL
- the upp gene encoding uracil phosphoribosyltransferase, which gives rise to MQVHVADHPLISHKLTVLRDESTDSPTFRRLVDELVTLLTYEATRDVRVEPVDVQTPVAMARGVRLTEPRPLVVPILRAGLGMLEGMQRLLPTAEVGFLGMVRNEETLEAVTYAERLPDDLTGRQCYVLDPMLATGGSLAAAINFLVKRGANDIIAITILATPEGISRIESDLQGVDVPVTLVTAGLDDGLDERAYIVPGLGDAGDRLYGVAD
- a CDS encoding tRNA adenosine deaminase-associated protein, yielding MAEDDVDFAVAAYRDDNRWHVVELNPDIAEDLEELSEALARFPSDVGVLGIVSVNDDFFVILRRWGTEVRAMLSDVTAVEDWSLAAEVAELLDVDTDDDEPLAVGDIAILSDLGMSAADLGGLCDDEDLYPEDILMDVAGRLGFAAQLEAIIG
- a CDS encoding nucleoside deaminase is translated as MGEALDLARSAVAEGDVPVGALVVDPSGAVIGRGRNTRERDGDPTGHAEIVAIREAAAARGEWRLEGCTLVVTLEPCTMCAGAIVAARLDRLVFGAWDDKAGAVGSLWDVVRDRRLNHRPEVRSGVRAPESTALLQEFFATHR
- a CDS encoding NADPH:quinone reductase; the encoded protein is MRAIVYSQTGAPSVLQLVEREAAEPGAGEVRVRVVVSGVNPTDWKSRAGATGQALAFPEIVPNQDGAGVVDAVGPGVDTVAVGDRVWMLLSAHGRPTGTAQEVAVVPADRVVRLPDGASFDLGASLGVPAVTAHRALTVADGGPTRLTPDALKGRTVLVAGGAGAVGHAAIQLARWAGATVVTTISSPAKAALATAAGAHHTVDYTAGDAAAAIREVAPDGVDLVVEVAPAVNAPLNQAVIANHGTVAVYANNGGDRMELDVRAHFALNVRYQFLLLYTLTPQALRAATEDITAAAEAGILPVGEDAGLPIARFPLERTAEAHAAVEDGFVGKVLIDVSDPA
- a CDS encoding LLM class flavin-dependent oxidoreductase, whose protein sequence is MRLSLLDRSRTRAGHPEREGLTGSVERAVNAERLGYDRFWVAEHHAVPGIASGSPAVLLAAIGAHTESIRIGSGGVMLPNHQPLVVAEQFLMLDALFPGRVDLGVGRSLGFTAAVRRALRHELDAADTFEDDLDELRHLLDGEAAVTAHPAATAPVPVSVLATGQGMQIAARAGLPVVVGGPILMKDAGREAIEAYRRDFRPSKQAADPYITISLDVTVADDDATARELALPEAWAMARSRQTGEFPPLEPVESIRAQPWTSQVRHRVESSLDSAVAGSPRTVRRMLDDLAARTGADELMASTSTYDREALLASDAALRDLVG
- a CDS encoding GNAT family N-acetyltransferase; the encoded protein is MTYAVDEISMPESLEAAGAEQFLEYAAVRNAVETHTLGTGLLSMAPPEILAEYRDNPHRVRRHFVVRDDGRIVGRGMVTLRPHVPDNGAYLMVDVLPSHRGRGIGAAILRTVEQAAVESAAHVLKVAVPHSAAPGGERLASPTGFGDVSAADAGVRFLTSHGYALEQITRISTLDTAAAAVPRVSAGPGADHRVITWVGPTPAGWVGHLAVLRTRMSTDAPSAGLVAVADPWDAARIREHDERIAGSGRTMLTAAVEHVPSGALVGFSELICSDAGTVAIQEDTLVLRERRGRRLGTALKLATTDLLLRHAPEVEAVVTWNAEENRPMLDVNEAMGFRAIGYEGGWQKRV
- a CDS encoding LLM class flavin-dependent oxidoreductase, which encodes MQFGLFTVGDVTPDPTNGTTPTEHERIKATITIAKKAEEIGLDVFATGEHHNPPFVPSSPTTTLAYIAAQTEKLILSTSTTLITTNDPVKIAEDYATLQHLSDGRMDLMLGRGNTAPVYPWFGYDGSKAVELTVEHYHLLRRLWDEEVVSWEGSFRTPLQGFTATPRPLDGVPPFVWHANIRTPEVAELAAFYGDGFFANNIFWPKEHYIRLINFYRQRYAHYGHGTPEQAIVGLGGQFYIRKNSQDAVNEFRPYFDNAPVYGHGPSLEDFSAQTPLTVGSPQHFIEKTLAFADYFGDYQRQLFLVDHAGLPLKTVLEQLDELGEVLPTLRAEFDARRPAEVPDAPNHEARVAAKRASAETTEEVSA
- a CDS encoding CE1759 family FMN reductase, which gives rise to MTRVVAISSGLSDPSSTRMLADRIVESIGRQSGDVSVEVVSLRELAHDITDASLMGFASPRLQDVIDKVVAADGLVIAVPIFKASYPGLFKSFVDALDSDVLIGKPVLLAASGGTARHSLAIDHSLRPLMAYMQALVVPTGVFASPYDWGTDGSDALGARIDRAAGELVSLLKGAGTGRAKDDEFDLFSDTFLKASNPNA